One region of Oryza sativa Japonica Group chromosome 5, ASM3414082v1 genomic DNA includes:
- the LOC4338013 gene encoding derlin-1, which produces MSSPAEYYNSLPPISKAYGTLCFFATVLCQLQILNPPFLALYYPFVFKKFQIWRLFTSFFFLGKFSINFGIRLLMIARYGVQLEKGAFEKRTADFLWMMIFGAISLLALSAIPFLDIYFLGVPMVSMLLYVWSREYPNSQISMYGLVQLRSFYLPWAMLGLDVIFGSEILPGLLGILVGHTYYFLSVLHPLATGKNYLKTPMWVHKIVARFRIGVQANAPVRPAAANTGSGAFRGRSYRLSQ; this is translated from the exons GTACTACAACTCACTTCCACCAATAAGCAAGGCATATGGAACATTGTGTTTCTTTGCCACTGTACTGTGCCAGCTCCAGATACTGAATCCACCTTTTCTTGCCTTATACTATCCCTTTGTGTTCAAGAAATTTCAG ATATGGAGGCTATTTACAAGCTTCTTTTTCCTGGGCAAGTTTTCTATCAACTTTGGGATTCGCCTTCTGATGAT AGCAAGATACGGCGTGCAGTTAGAAAAGGGTGCATTTGAAAAGCGCACAGCTGATTTCTTGTGGATGATGATATTTGGTGCCATATCACTGCTG GCATTGTCAGCTATTCCCTTCCTGGATATTTATTTCTTGGGAGTACCCATGGTCAGCATGCTTCTTTATGTCTGGAGCAGAGAATATCCGAATTCTCAGATCAGCATGTATGGCCTTGTCCAACTGAGG TCCTTTTATCTACCATGGGCAATGCTTGGGTTGGATGTGATATTTGGCTCAGAGATACTCCCTGGCCTTCTGGGAATTCTCGTTGGACACACGTACTACTTCCTCTCAGTGTTGCACCCGCTAGCCACCGGAAAGAACTACCTGAAGACACCAATGTGGGT ACATAAGATTGTTGCTCGATTCAGAATAGGTGTGCAGGCGAACGCTCCGGTCCGACCCGCGGCCGCCAACACCGGATCAGGCGCCTTCAGAGGAAGGAGCTACAGACTCAGTCAATAG